In Nymphalis io chromosome 13, ilAglIoxx1.1, whole genome shotgun sequence, one genomic interval encodes:
- the LOC126772848 gene encoding trypsin-1-like, whose product MHWLILIVCLIGATSCHNIDTKAGGPPPPQEKSIVDWINSWLSTSTTTSRPTNVSPPDDCPTCQCGIARTRRRIVGGYETKKLEIPWIVVLMYNGRFYCGGSMINDLYVLTAAHCTSGFRKEKMTVRFSEHDRSVANETKTIDRKVSAIIRHLRYDPNSYDNDIALLKLDKRVDLSTALKSAYVEEVEEDKDTGIRPVCLPAAGASYSNVTGLVAGWGTTEEGGSVSNTLQEVRVPIISNADCRKTAYKQRITENMLCAGEEQGGRDACQGDSGGPLHVLNSDKYQIVGVVSWGEGCARPNRPGVYSRVNRYLTWIKSNTRDACYCQ is encoded by the exons ATGCACTGGCTGATACTAATCGTTTGCCTGATTGGAGCAACGAGTTGTCATAATATTGATACAAAGGCAGGAGGGCCCCCTCCTCCCCAAGAAAAAAGCATTGTAGACTGGATCAACAGTTGGTTAAGCACTTCCACTACCACGTCCAGACCTACCAATGTGTCTCCGCCAGACGACTGTCCTACATGCC agTGTGGTATCGCTAGAACTCGTAGGCGAATTGTTGGTGGGTACGAAACTAAGAAGTTGGAAATACCGTGGATAGTAGTGCTGATGTACAATGGTAGATTCTATTGCGGCGGGTCGATGATCAACGATCTGTATGTGCTCACTGCCGCGCATTGTACTTCTGG ATTCCGCAAAGAAAAAATGACAGTAAGGTTTTCGGAACATGATCGTTCTGTTGCCAATGAAACTAAAACAATTGATAGAAAAGTTTCCGCCATTATTCGTCATCTGCGGTACGATCCTAACTCTTACGACAACGACATCGCCTTATTGAAGTTAGATAAGAgg gTAGATCTTAGTACAGCTCTTAAGAGTGCATATGTTGAAGAAGTTGAGGAGGATAAAGATACAGGAATACGACCCGTATGTCTGCCTGCAGCTGGGGCTTCGTACAGCAACGTTACTGGTTTGGTGGCTGGCTGGGGTACTACCGAAGAGGGTGGTAGTGTCTCTAACACGCTCCAAgag GTGCGTGTGCCAATAATCTCAAACGCAGATTGTCGCAAGACAGCTTACAAACAGCGCATAACGGAGAACATGCTGTGCGCCGGCGAGGAGCAGGGTGGGCGCGACGCGTGCCAAGGGGACTCCGGCGGGCCGCTACACGTACTCAACTCAGACAAGTACCAGATTGTTG gtGTTGTGTCATGGGGTGAAGGATGTGCTCGACCAAACAGGCCAGGAGTTTATTCCAGAGTCAACCGCTATCTAACATGGATTAAAAGCAATACTCGGGACGCTTGCTACTGCCAATAg
- the LOC126772820 gene encoding glucose transporter type 1-like isoform X1 — MYSENTSTLLQRQESTGRKMSGGGATGALLYAVFAAVLGMLQFGFNTGVINAPREFIENFINENYSVNSGTVFSVIVSIFAIGGMIGCPLASWIADKRGRKFALIVNAAFGVIGAVFMGFSKASTSLAMLIIGRFLIGINCGFATTASPTYVSEVAPVRLRGAFGTVNQLAVAFGLVGGQILGIDVILGSNEGWPWLLGLAIIPSAVQFLMLPFAPESPRYLLLVQRDEEKARSALTKIRGTTEIDDEIKDMHDEDRAEKQEEKFTIGDLLRIESLRTPMIIGIVMHLSQQLGGINAVLYYSASIFVSTGLTERDARLASIGVGSMLFVMALVSIPLMDRLGRRTLQLCGLGGMTLFSILMTIAFFTYQNNTTMSVFAVLFTLLYVAFFGVGPSSIPWMILSELFGQGARSAAVSVGALVNWFANFIVGLTFIPLSDLLGNFVFLPFTVLLIIFFAFTYFKLPETKNRTIEEVTALFKK, encoded by the exons atgtacaGTGAAAATACTTCGACTCTCCTCCAAAGACaag AGTCGACTGGCCGCAAGATGTCGGGTGGAGGAGCGACAGGTGCGTTGCTGTACGCGGTCTTCGCGGCAGTGTTGGGAATGCTTCAATTCGGCTTCAACACTGGAGTCATCAACGCACCGAGAGAGTTTATCGAAAACTTCATCAATGAAAACTACTCGGTAAACTCCGGCACAGTGTTCAGTGTCATCGTGAGCATATTCGCCATCGGCGGTATGATTGGTTGTCCACTAGCCAGCTGGATTGCTGATAAACGTGGTCGCAAGTTTGCGTTAATTGTGAACGCCGCCTTCGGTGTTATAGGAGCAGTGTTTATGGGCTTCAGCAAAGCATCAACGTCACTCGCGATGTTGATCATCGGTAGGTTTCTTATCGGTATAAATTGTGGCTTTGCTACCACGGCGTCGCCCACTTATGTGTCCGAAGTAGCGCCCGTCAGGTTACGCGGTGCATTTGGAACTGTCAATCAGTTGGCCGTAGCTTTTGGACTTGTTGGAGGACAGATTTTAGGCATTGACGTCATATTGGGTAGCAATGAAGGCTGGCCCTGGCTTCTGGGATTAGCTATAATCCCGTCAGCAGTTCAGTTTTTAATGTTGCCATTTGCTCCAGAGTCTCCTCGATATCTTCTCCTAGTACAGCGCGATGAAGAAAAAGCGAGAAGTGCGTTAACAAAAATAAGAGGGACGACAGAAATTGATGATGAAATTAAGGATATGCACGATGAGGATCGAGCAGAAAAGCAAGAGGAAAAATTTACTATAGGTGATTTATTAAGGATTGAAAGTTTGCGTACTCCTATGATTATTGGAATTGTTATGCATCTGTCTCAACAACTTGGAGGTATCAACGCTGTTCTCTATTATTCGGCATCGATTTTCGTCAGCACTGGACTAACAGAAAGAGATGCAAGATTGGCTTCGATCGGTGTCGGCAGCATGTTGTTTGTAATGGCGTTAGTGTCTATACCTTTGATGGATCGTCTCGGCAGGCGAACTCTTCAGCTGTGTGGTCTCGGCGGCATGACtctgttttcaattttaatgaCAATAGCCTTCTTCACTTACCAGAACAACACCACAATGAGCGTGTTCGCTGTTTTGTTCACATTATTATACGTTGCCTTTTTCGGTGTCGGTCCCAGTTCCATACCTTGGATGATTCTATCTGAACTATTCGGTCAGGGAGCTCGAAGTGCCGCCGTCAGTGTCGGCGCACTCGTGAATTGGTTCGCTAATTTTATTGTCGGTCTAACGTTCATTCCTCTATCAGATTTACTGGGTAACTTCGTTTTCTTGCCGTTCAcggtacttttaattatatttttcgcaTTTACTTACTTCAAATTGCCGGAAACGAAGAACAGGACGATAGAAGAAGTGACGGctctttttaagaaataa
- the LOC126772862 gene encoding uncharacterized protein LOC126772862 produces MSDYTFMDRIRSFLGIRPEPPRNDFRNPIWGSDDDDDGDELYTRQQQIDIYSNPLELHREFAKHMHDMFNSFGSIFGDMKAFLGHNDLESFGTMTEFPLSENEPENFDSNRIRDYYLKPGYHDKYDNPKEDTDLDGKISSNEISGLLQQKEDGPIVPHTPFSGTLVPGRSFCQTIITTSVTKPDGTIETRRIIKKGNEVIEETTTSTEPDSRNPYNPGLNPIETTHLMLSQLSTFLRNFY; encoded by the coding sequence ATGTCCGATTATACGTTCATGGACAGAATTCGTTCATTTTTGGGAATACGACCTGAGCCTCCAAGGAACGACTTTCGCAACCCTATATGGGGGTCGGACGACGATGATGACGGTGATGAACTTTATACCAGACAGCAACAGATAGATATTTACAGCAATCCATTAGAATTGCATCGTGAATTTGCTAAACATATGCATGACATGTTTAACAGTTTCGGCAGCATATTTGGAGATATGAAAGCTTTTTTGGGCCACAATGATCTTGAATCTTTCGGAACTATGACAGAATTTCCATTATCAGAGAACGAACCAGAGAATTTCGATAGCAACCGCATCagagattattatttaaagcctGGTTATCATGATAAATATGATAATCCTAAGGAAGACACAGATCTAGATGGTAAGATATCTTCTAATGAAATATCTGGGTTACTGCAACAGAAAGAAGATGGGCCAATTGTGCCCCATACTCCATTTAGCGGCACTCTTGTACCTGGAAGATCATTTTGCCAAACTATTATAACAACAAGTGTTACAAAACCTGATGGCACTATAGAAACTcgtagaattattaaaaagggCAATGAAGTCATTGAAGAGACCACAACCTCTACGGAACCAGACTCTAGAAATCCCTACAATCCGGGCTTGAATCCGATTGAGACTACTCATTTAATGCTGTCACAACTTTCAACATTTCTGAGAAACTTTTACTGA
- the LOC126772820 gene encoding glucose transporter type 1-like isoform X2: MSGGGATGALLYAVFAAVLGMLQFGFNTGVINAPREFIENFINENYSVNSGTVFSVIVSIFAIGGMIGCPLASWIADKRGRKFALIVNAAFGVIGAVFMGFSKASTSLAMLIIGRFLIGINCGFATTASPTYVSEVAPVRLRGAFGTVNQLAVAFGLVGGQILGIDVILGSNEGWPWLLGLAIIPSAVQFLMLPFAPESPRYLLLVQRDEEKARSALTKIRGTTEIDDEIKDMHDEDRAEKQEEKFTIGDLLRIESLRTPMIIGIVMHLSQQLGGINAVLYYSASIFVSTGLTERDARLASIGVGSMLFVMALVSIPLMDRLGRRTLQLCGLGGMTLFSILMTIAFFTYQNNTTMSVFAVLFTLLYVAFFGVGPSSIPWMILSELFGQGARSAAVSVGALVNWFANFIVGLTFIPLSDLLGNFVFLPFTVLLIIFFAFTYFKLPETKNRTIEEVTALFKK, from the coding sequence ATGTCGGGTGGAGGAGCGACAGGTGCGTTGCTGTACGCGGTCTTCGCGGCAGTGTTGGGAATGCTTCAATTCGGCTTCAACACTGGAGTCATCAACGCACCGAGAGAGTTTATCGAAAACTTCATCAATGAAAACTACTCGGTAAACTCCGGCACAGTGTTCAGTGTCATCGTGAGCATATTCGCCATCGGCGGTATGATTGGTTGTCCACTAGCCAGCTGGATTGCTGATAAACGTGGTCGCAAGTTTGCGTTAATTGTGAACGCCGCCTTCGGTGTTATAGGAGCAGTGTTTATGGGCTTCAGCAAAGCATCAACGTCACTCGCGATGTTGATCATCGGTAGGTTTCTTATCGGTATAAATTGTGGCTTTGCTACCACGGCGTCGCCCACTTATGTGTCCGAAGTAGCGCCCGTCAGGTTACGCGGTGCATTTGGAACTGTCAATCAGTTGGCCGTAGCTTTTGGACTTGTTGGAGGACAGATTTTAGGCATTGACGTCATATTGGGTAGCAATGAAGGCTGGCCCTGGCTTCTGGGATTAGCTATAATCCCGTCAGCAGTTCAGTTTTTAATGTTGCCATTTGCTCCAGAGTCTCCTCGATATCTTCTCCTAGTACAGCGCGATGAAGAAAAAGCGAGAAGTGCGTTAACAAAAATAAGAGGGACGACAGAAATTGATGATGAAATTAAGGATATGCACGATGAGGATCGAGCAGAAAAGCAAGAGGAAAAATTTACTATAGGTGATTTATTAAGGATTGAAAGTTTGCGTACTCCTATGATTATTGGAATTGTTATGCATCTGTCTCAACAACTTGGAGGTATCAACGCTGTTCTCTATTATTCGGCATCGATTTTCGTCAGCACTGGACTAACAGAAAGAGATGCAAGATTGGCTTCGATCGGTGTCGGCAGCATGTTGTTTGTAATGGCGTTAGTGTCTATACCTTTGATGGATCGTCTCGGCAGGCGAACTCTTCAGCTGTGTGGTCTCGGCGGCATGACtctgttttcaattttaatgaCAATAGCCTTCTTCACTTACCAGAACAACACCACAATGAGCGTGTTCGCTGTTTTGTTCACATTATTATACGTTGCCTTTTTCGGTGTCGGTCCCAGTTCCATACCTTGGATGATTCTATCTGAACTATTCGGTCAGGGAGCTCGAAGTGCCGCCGTCAGTGTCGGCGCACTCGTGAATTGGTTCGCTAATTTTATTGTCGGTCTAACGTTCATTCCTCTATCAGATTTACTGGGTAACTTCGTTTTCTTGCCGTTCAcggtacttttaattatatttttcgcaTTTACTTACTTCAAATTGCCGGAAACGAAGAACAGGACGATAGAAGAAGTGACGGctctttttaagaaataa